GAATTTATTATTAAACCGTCTGCTGCGCTGGAATCAGATACGATCTATTATATCGACATTGCCAAAGGCGCGTTCACGGATGCCGCAGACCCTAGTGTACTGTATGAAGGATTAAGCGGTACCAAGTCCTGGAGCTTCCGCACTGTAGCCATAGATAAGACCCCGCCATCGCTGACGAGCGCAGTGCTGGAGAACAACCGGACAATCCGCCTGAGGTATAATGAGTCGCTTAATGCTTCTGTGGCTCTGCTGGCTTCCAGCTTCGGGGTGACCGTCAATGAGGAAACCAGGAATATTGAGAATGCCTATATTCAAGGAGACAGTGTATTTGTAGTGATTAGCACAGGCATCGCTGTAGGCCAAAATGTAAAAATCAGCTATACCGGCGGTGTGCGGACCATTCAGGATACAAGCGGAAATGCTGCGGCTACCTTTTCTGGACAGCAGATCACCAACACTATAGAATCGGCGCTCCCTACGCCCAAAGAAGGCAGAATTACAGGCAAAACAGTGACACTGACCTTCAATGATACACTCAAACCGGTCTCTCCATATGCCTATGAACAGTTTGTGGTCACGACTGACGGGTATTCGCTTGGGGTGAATTCTATCAGTGTCAGCGGCAACACCGTATATTTAACTGTAGGCTCTGAGGTGGGCAATTCGGAGTCGGTCCGGGTGTCCTATTACGCCGGTTCGTACCCGCTGGTTAGCTCTCTGGGACAGAATATCGCAAACTTCGCTGAGTATAACATTCGCAATAGTAAGGATAATGTTCCTCCCGTGTTCCAGAATGCGACGGGCGGAGGAAAGAAAATTACAATGAACTACAATGAGGGGTTATCTGACAGCAACCTTCCGATGAACAGCCAGTTCTCGGTCCTGGTGGGCGGCAGCCCCAATTACGTCACAAATGTTGCAGTACGTGGAAGCAGTGTGACATTAACGCTTCAAAATAACCTGGCAGCTGGTCAAATTGTAACAGTCTCCTATGTACCCGGCGTAAAAGGCTTAACTGATCTTAACGGCAACCGGGCTGTGTATGTGGACCTGAAGCCGGTTGATCTGAGCGATATCACAGTATCGGAGATCAGCAGTGCAACAGTGAACGGTAATGAGCTGACGGTAACTTTTGTCCAAAGTATGTTGACTTCTTCTGCACTGAGCACTTCGCAGTTTGCAGTCAGGTTGAATAGTACCACTACTCTGGTTCAGAGCTATACCCTAACAGGCAACGTCCTCAAACTAATGCTGGCAGAGTCTGCGGGCAGCGGCCAGACAGTTGATTTATCTTATACTACGGGGACTTCCTTCATTAAGGATCTTAACGGAAATGCACTCGCTTCGTTCTCGCAGCTTCCGGTGAAGAACCTTACTGGAGGTGTGGCGGCTGCTGTACCAACAGATGTGAACCGTCCAGCTTATCTGGGTACCTTGGAGGCAAGCGAGTTTGGAGAGGCGATCCCGCTACTGAAGAGTGATTCCGCCGTTATCGCAGCAGACCGCTCAATTTATAGTCAGGATGTTAAAAGATACAGCCTTAATGCAGATAAGCTGACAGCCAGTTACATGTATTTAAATACACAGGGTACGGCTTCACTTGTGTTTGAAGTGCCTTCAACCGAATTGGCTGCTTATGTTACTGTACCTCTACAGCCACTCGTGGATGCGTTCAACCGCAACAAGGCTTCGTCGTTTGGCATTCGTTATGGGGATCAGATCTATAGTGTTGATCTCGGGAAAATAGACCTCAACGGAATCGTAGCCAGTCTAAATACAACTGGCAGTAATATTTCTCTTATCTATCGCATTGAGAAAATGCCGTCTGAGGCGTTTGCTCCATTCGTCCAAAGATTTCAGACACAGGGGCTAACCAGTATAACGCCTTTGGCTGATCTTCGGCTGGCAGCATCTGTGACAGGAAATTACGCTAATGAGACTGCGCTTAGCTTACCAGGGAAGTATATGATCCGGACAACAAGTCCAAATAGCAGTGAGCAGACTTCTGTAGCACGGTTAGATCAATCCTATTACGATGCAGCGTATCTGCCTACAACGAGTATTACCAAAGGGAATTACAAAGTAATGCGTGCATTGACCAGCGGAAATCAGATCGTTGGAGCATTTTCCTCCACGCGTTCTTTTGCAGATATAGCTACTCATTGGAGTAACACGGCTGTTTCTGAACTGGGAGCCAAGAATATCATCGACAACAGCTATGGCAGCCAGTACAAGCCGGATCAAGCCATCACCCGGGGCGAGTTTTCTGTAATGCTGAGCAGAGGGCTAGGTCTGCTGGGGGATAGCGTGACGGCGCAACGCTTCTCAGATGTGCAGTCATCCAGTCAAACGGGCAATTATATCGGCGCCGCGGCCAAAGCCGGCATTATCAACGGTAATACGGACGGGACCTTCCGTGCGGAGGATAAGATTACCCGTGAGCAGATGGCGATTATGATGGTGAGGGCGCTGGAGTATTCCGGACAGTCTGTAACGCTGAGTGCATCGGTAATGGATACGCTAAGCCCGTTCAAGGACCGGGCGAGAATTCTGAGCCAGAGTATTGAATTTGTAGCCAAGGCGGTCAAGGCGGGGATCATTCAGGGAGTCAGCACCACGCAATTTCAGCCGCAAGGCAATGCTACCCGAGGACAGGCTGCGGTCATGCTGCAGCGGATGCTGAAGACAGCAGGCTATTTGTAAGAGAATGATATAGATAAGCAGAGCATCCGGTCTATGGGCCGGGTGCTTTTTCGCAACTTTTCGAGCTGAATTCAGTCTATTAAAGGTATAGTCTATTACTATGAACTGATATCGGGAGCTTGATAGCGAAGTAGAAGAGTACAAATAGATGGGAGAGTTACACTGAAATGAATGAGTTTTTCATGGGGAAAAAGAGTACAGAGCACACACGGGGAAATCAATGGTCGCCTGCTAAAAAATGGATTGCTGCATCTCTGGCGGGTGTAATCTGGATAATGCCGGTTGTCGGGAGTGAAGGTGCAGGATGGCTGGGCGCAAGCACTGCGCCGGTAGCACAAGCAGCAGCGTCCTTCTCGGCGACAAAACTGAGTGAAGAGGTTATCACTTCCGGTGCGATGATGATGAAATACAAATTTACCACGGTGCGTTCCGGTAAGAGTGCGACAGGACTGGCCAGCGTCATTCGTGTCGATCTGAATAATCCTTATGTCTCTCTGGATGTAATGACCGGCAAAGGCGGGAATCTGACGACACGGCAGAGCACCGGGGGCATGGCGGCTGAAACAGGAGCCGTCGCGGCGGTGAACGGGGATTACTTCAATACCGGCGGCGAAGGTGCGCCGATTGGCGGTCAGGTATCCGGCGGTGTGCTGGTGTCTACTCCTTCACAGCTGAACGGAATGTACGCTTTTGCAGTAACCAAGGACCGTAAACCTATCATTGATGAATATACGTTTGAGGGGATGCTGACCGCAGAGGATGGCTCCCAGTTCCCGCTGTCCGGCATCAACAAAGGGGCCTACAATCCCGAAGGCGGCAGTTCGACTTACAGTCACGCTAACGCTGCTTATATCTACACAGATGCATGGACAGCGCTGGAGCGCCCTAAGGGCAGCTCTACTACACCGACGGAGGTGCTGGTAGAGAATGATATCATCACTCAGATCTCAATGGATTCGGCCCTGCCGATCAAGGTGCCCAAGGGAGCCTATATTCTCCGTACACACGGGCTGGCTGCCCAGTTCGTTAAGGCCCATTTAGTTGAAGGGCAGAAGCTAAGCAGCACATACAAGCTCCGTTCCAAAACCACCCAGCAGGAGCTCGATCCTTCTACGCTGCAGATGATGATCGGGGGGCATACGATTCTGGTCAATAACGGCAAGGCGTCGTCGTTCTCCCGTTCTACAAGCAGCATTGGCGGGTACCGGGCGCGTACAGCGCTGGGCTATTCCCAGGATGGCAGATACGTATATGTCATTGCAGCCGAGAAGAACAGCAATAGTGCGGGTCTCTCGTTGACAGAGCTGCAATCCTTCATGACGAATATCGGGGTGTGGAAAGGGATGAATCTGGACGGAGGGGGCTCTACAACGATGGTAGACCGCCCGCTGGCTGAAACCTCGACTACACTTACCTTCAATACCGAATACGGCAAGGAGCAGCGCACAATCGTTAACGGCGTGGGGGTATATACTTCTGCTCCGCAAGGTGAAGTGAAAGGAATCAAGATCAGCGGCAGTTCGGTACTGTTAATCGGACAAAAGGCCACATACTCCCTGAAGGGATATGATACGTACTACAATCCGGTAGATGTGGCAGCGGCTAATCCGGCCTGGACAGCAAGCGGCGGCAGTGTGACTGTGAATGCGGGCGAAGCAACGGCAGTTAAGCCGGGAACCGTGAAGCTGAAAGCGACCAGCGGAACAGCGAGTGCGGAGACCGAGGTCACCGTTCTGGGCGGAGAAGACTTGTCCAGCCTGATTGCAGGTACAGCAACTGCTCCGCTGCAAGCAGGGGCCACTGTATCAGTTCCGGTTAGCGCAGTGTCGAAGAGCGGGGCAACGATTGCTGTTCCGGCAACCGCACTGAAATGGGAGTTTATCGGCTTCAAGGGAAGTGTGGGTGACGGCAAGCTTAAGGTGGAGGCGGTTGATCCTGGCGTAACTACCGGGTATGCGATTGCCCGCTATGACGGCTTCAGTACGGCGGTTGTCTTGTCTACTGCGGCTGCTACGGCGTGGGAGGATTTCGAGAATGCCAATTATCCGTTCGCGTTCACTACCAATGCGGCAGGGGTTACCGGAACAGCAGCAGTAGTACCGGGCAGCGCAGAACGTGCAGGGTCGAAGGTGTTATCGCTTAGCTACGATATGAGTGCAGGCACCGGTAAAATGTACGCATACGCCCAGTTCAACGGTACAACGGGCAAGGATATTCCGGCGGCGGCGACCTCAATGTCAGTCGATGTGATGGGAGACATGAGTCTGAACTGGCTGCGTGCCGAGGTGACGGATGCCAGTGGAAAGACGGCCTATATTGATCTGGCGAAGGTCATCGACTGGAACGGCTGGAAGACGCTTAATATCGATTTGTCCGGCTCAGGGATTAAATTCCCAGCTTCCCTTAAGAGACTTTACGTGGTAAATGTAGAAGAAGGCCAGGATGAACGGGCCAAGACGGGGACAGTGGCCTTTGATAATATTTCCTTCGTGATGCCATCGCTTTCCAGTGAGGCGGGACTGCCCAAAGGGACAGCGGCGATGAGCATTGGCGGCAAGGCGATGACGGTTAACGGCACCAAGCGGCCGATTGATGTCGCACCGATTGTGAAGGACGGCAGTACGTATGTGCCGATAAAATATGTACTGGACGCGTTCGGCGGCAATGCGGTCTGGGATGCGAAGACCAAGAAGATTATGGTCCTTCGGGGCGCCAAGGCGCTGGATCTGACCGTGAACAAGAAGGAATTCGTACTGAACGGGAAGCGGCAGAGTGCTGAAGTAGCACCTATGATCCTGAATGCCAGGACTTTAGTACCGCTCAGACTCGTGACAGAACAGCTCGGACTCACTGTAAAATGGGAACAGAACACTAAGACCGTAACTATCGAATCGTGATATGTTAGTATAAAGGAAAGCCTTTAATACGACTCGATAGAAATGGGGCAAGCATCCGTGGAATTTCAAGCCGATGCAATAGATCGGGTGATTAAGAACACCATCGACGTGATGGAGAGCAGCAAGTATCAGATATTCGAAATATTGCAGGTGGCACGGGATGAGCTTGCTGCACTCAACAAAGAACTGCAGCGGGTCATGGAAGAAACGGATGAAACATTGCAAAAGGTAGACAAGCTGGAGCAGCAGTACCACCGCTCCCGGATCCGGCTGACAGAGGTCAGCCGGGATTTTGTCCGCTACACGGAGAAGGATATCCGGATTGCCTATGAGAAGGCGACGGAGCTGCAGCTGGAGCTGATGATGACCAGGGAGAGGGAAGCTTATCTGCGGAGCAGACGCGATGAACTGCAAATGCGGGTTCGCAGTGTCGAAAATTCTGTAGAACGTGCCGAATCGATTGGTTCGCAAATGAGCGTTGTCCTGGAATATCTGTCCGGAGAACTAGGTCAAGTGACGCGAATTGTCGAATCTGCGAAGAACCGCCAGATGATTGGACTCAAAATAATCCTGGCTCAGGAAGAGGAACGGAAAAGAATTGCCCGGGAAATTCATGACGGTCCTGCTCAAATGCTGGCGAATCTAGTCCTAAGGACGGAAATTGTAGAAAGAATGCTGGTAAAGCAGGAATTTGGGCTGGTACAAGCCGAAGTAATAGACTTAAAGGGGCAGGTAAGATACAGCCTGGAAGAAATGCGCAAGGTGATTTTCAACCTGCGTCCGATGGCGCTTGATGATTTGGGGCTGATTCCGACTCTGCGGAAGTATGTGCATGATTATGAGGAGAAGACGAAGATCCGTACCTCTTTTGAAACCAGGGGGAAGGAGCACCGTTTGTCCTCAGCGATGGAAGCGGCGGTATACCGGCTGGTGCAGGAGGGTCTGTCCAATGCGGCGAAGCATGCTTATCCGAGCTACGTACTGGTGGAGATTACTTATCAGGCTCAATTGATCAAGATTGTCGTGAAAGACAATGGCTTAGGCTTCAATGTGAAAAAAATCAGTGAACAAGCCAACCGGGAAAGCTTCGGTCTGGTGGGTATGCGCGAACGCGTGGAATTGCTGGAGGGAAGAATGGAAATACAGTCAGCCGAGAACCAGGGCACAACAATCGTAATTCACATTCCGACGAATGTGGAAAAGGGAAAGGAGTAATGTGATGGAGAACCAAATCTCTGGCAAAGCGCCCATCAAAGTTCTTTTGGCCGATGATCATCAATTGTTTCGTGAAGGGCTCAAGCGTATTTTGAATATGGAGGATGACATCGAGGTCATTGGCGAATGCGGTGACGGCATCCAGGTGCTTGAATTCTGTAACGGCAACAAGCCGGATATCGTACTGATGGATATCAATATGCCCATTGAGAACGGCGTGGAGGCTACGCAAAAGCTCCGTGAAATGTTCCCGGATGTCAAAGTGATTATCCTCTCGATTCATGACGATGAAAGCTATGTGTTTGAGACACTGCGCAAGGGGGCGAACGGATATCTGCTGAAGGATATGGAAGCCGAGTCGCTGATTAATGCGATCCGCTCCGTGTGCGAAGGACATGCTTTTATCCATCCGAAGGTGACCGGCAAGCTGATTAATCAGCTGCGGCGCATGACGTACCTTAACGAGACTGGCGCGATGGCCGAGACGGCCGTGAAGGAAGCCGGTGTCAAATTCGTTGCAGGCGACAACAATCCGCTGACCCGCCGTGAGGCAGAGGTGCTGCGCTTGATGGCAGAGGGCAAGAGCAACAAAATGATCGGGGAGTATCTGTTTATCAGTGAGAAGACGGTCAAAAACCATGTCAGCAGTATTCTGCAAAAGATGGAAGTGGATGACCGCACGCAGGCTGTAATTAATTCTATCAAATATGGCTGGGTAACTTTATAGCTTCCCTCATAAACTTTTAACTGAGCGTTTTGGAGAATCCTAATGATCCTTATAAACGGTACATAACTTGTATGCAGCCGTGAGCTGCAGCCATAGTATTGTTTCAGTCCGCACTCTATTCGAATTTTGCAAAATGCTAACTTAAATATGTACCCTAAGTTAAACTGGCGGGAGAGGCTCCCGCGCCAGTGGGCTGTCACCGTCCTTTTATCACCGGCATATAGTGTGGGTATAAGAGGGAGGTGCATCTTCATGATCGCCCAGTTAATCTGGATTATCTCTATTTATGCATCCGCAGCAGCCCTTGTTCAACTCCTGCATCATCGGGAAGAGACCCGGGCAGCAGCACGGACTGGTAAGCGGCTTCACTATATTC
The sequence above is a segment of the Paenibacillus sp. FSL R7-0204 genome. Coding sequences within it:
- a CDS encoding Ig-like domain-containing protein; translation: MKKKVRIGTAIIIAGHLLLGLGSPAIGIHTSAVYAASEFGISISPANGSAFVNTGASLGLSFDRQVIPQAGKITITDVKAETVFTEIAIGSAGLIGNSSSYEIKLGSSLKFAPYKTYSVSVPKGLFKDSAGNESAATSWKFTTAPEVNPAIIASSMSPAINSRVEAASLTELSIRLSGVLTAGGGSVRLLSSADNAVIQEFAIREGEAGVAFQRADSSTTVTLTLANKLPSGGNYYVLIDAYAFKDANNTTYQGIASGSGWSFSTIGTGTISASTAPANASFGASVSGALKLYFDRPVSPASGVISVSPGALGDPGTRWLNVNSTNVTGGGSSTITLLPASAASPLLSGTLYTVTIPQGAFYDQDGHLFPASGPYSWTFTTASLTTLSVAALSPADRSESVDISKTIAVNFNREVVYNSNVANGVVLYKSNGAKVTATVQQGLSAKEFIIKPSAALESDTIYYIDIAKGAFTDAADPSVLYEGLSGTKSWSFRTVAIDKTPPSLTSAVLENNRTIRLRYNESLNASVALLASSFGVTVNEETRNIENAYIQGDSVFVVISTGIAVGQNVKISYTGGVRTIQDTSGNAAATFSGQQITNTIESALPTPKEGRITGKTVTLTFNDTLKPVSPYAYEQFVVTTDGYSLGVNSISVSGNTVYLTVGSEVGNSESVRVSYYAGSYPLVSSLGQNIANFAEYNIRNSKDNVPPVFQNATGGGKKITMNYNEGLSDSNLPMNSQFSVLVGGSPNYVTNVAVRGSSVTLTLQNNLAAGQIVTVSYVPGVKGLTDLNGNRAVYVDLKPVDLSDITVSEISSATVNGNELTVTFVQSMLTSSALSTSQFAVRLNSTTTLVQSYTLTGNVLKLMLAESAGSGQTVDLSYTTGTSFIKDLNGNALASFSQLPVKNLTGGVAAAVPTDVNRPAYLGTLEASEFGEAIPLLKSDSAVIAADRSIYSQDVKRYSLNADKLTASYMYLNTQGTASLVFEVPSTELAAYVTVPLQPLVDAFNRNKASSFGIRYGDQIYSVDLGKIDLNGIVASLNTTGSNISLIYRIEKMPSEAFAPFVQRFQTQGLTSITPLADLRLAASVTGNYANETALSLPGKYMIRTTSPNSSEQTSVARLDQSYYDAAYLPTTSITKGNYKVMRALTSGNQIVGAFSSTRSFADIATHWSNTAVSELGAKNIIDNSYGSQYKPDQAITRGEFSVMLSRGLGLLGDSVTAQRFSDVQSSSQTGNYIGAAAKAGIINGNTDGTFRAEDKITREQMAIMMVRALEYSGQSVTLSASVMDTLSPFKDRARILSQSIEFVAKAVKAGIIQGVSTTQFQPQGNATRGQAAVMLQRMLKTAGYL
- a CDS encoding stalk domain-containing protein; the encoded protein is MGKKSTEHTRGNQWSPAKKWIAASLAGVIWIMPVVGSEGAGWLGASTAPVAQAAASFSATKLSEEVITSGAMMMKYKFTTVRSGKSATGLASVIRVDLNNPYVSLDVMTGKGGNLTTRQSTGGMAAETGAVAAVNGDYFNTGGEGAPIGGQVSGGVLVSTPSQLNGMYAFAVTKDRKPIIDEYTFEGMLTAEDGSQFPLSGINKGAYNPEGGSSTYSHANAAYIYTDAWTALERPKGSSTTPTEVLVENDIITQISMDSALPIKVPKGAYILRTHGLAAQFVKAHLVEGQKLSSTYKLRSKTTQQELDPSTLQMMIGGHTILVNNGKASSFSRSTSSIGGYRARTALGYSQDGRYVYVIAAEKNSNSAGLSLTELQSFMTNIGVWKGMNLDGGGSTTMVDRPLAETSTTLTFNTEYGKEQRTIVNGVGVYTSAPQGEVKGIKISGSSVLLIGQKATYSLKGYDTYYNPVDVAAANPAWTASGGSVTVNAGEATAVKPGTVKLKATSGTASAETEVTVLGGEDLSSLIAGTATAPLQAGATVSVPVSAVSKSGATIAVPATALKWEFIGFKGSVGDGKLKVEAVDPGVTTGYAIARYDGFSTAVVLSTAAATAWEDFENANYPFAFTTNAAGVTGTAAVVPGSAERAGSKVLSLSYDMSAGTGKMYAYAQFNGTTGKDIPAAATSMSVDVMGDMSLNWLRAEVTDASGKTAYIDLAKVIDWNGWKTLNIDLSGSGIKFPASLKRLYVVNVEEGQDERAKTGTVAFDNISFVMPSLSSEAGLPKGTAAMSIGGKAMTVNGTKRPIDVAPIVKDGSTYVPIKYVLDAFGGNAVWDAKTKKIMVLRGAKALDLTVNKKEFVLNGKRQSAEVAPMILNARTLVPLRLVTEQLGLTVKWEQNTKTVTIES
- a CDS encoding sensor histidine kinase, yielding MEFQADAIDRVIKNTIDVMESSKYQIFEILQVARDELAALNKELQRVMEETDETLQKVDKLEQQYHRSRIRLTEVSRDFVRYTEKDIRIAYEKATELQLELMMTREREAYLRSRRDELQMRVRSVENSVERAESIGSQMSVVLEYLSGELGQVTRIVESAKNRQMIGLKIILAQEEERKRIAREIHDGPAQMLANLVLRTEIVERMLVKQEFGLVQAEVIDLKGQVRYSLEEMRKVIFNLRPMALDDLGLIPTLRKYVHDYEEKTKIRTSFETRGKEHRLSSAMEAAVYRLVQEGLSNAAKHAYPSYVLVEITYQAQLIKIVVKDNGLGFNVKKISEQANRESFGLVGMRERVELLEGRMEIQSAENQGTTIVIHIPTNVEKGKE
- a CDS encoding response regulator transcription factor, which produces MENQISGKAPIKVLLADDHQLFREGLKRILNMEDDIEVIGECGDGIQVLEFCNGNKPDIVLMDINMPIENGVEATQKLREMFPDVKVIILSIHDDESYVFETLRKGANGYLLKDMEAESLINAIRSVCEGHAFIHPKVTGKLINQLRRMTYLNETGAMAETAVKEAGVKFVAGDNNPLTRREAEVLRLMAEGKSNKMIGEYLFISEKTVKNHVSSILQKMEVDDRTQAVINSIKYGWVTL